From the genome of Myxocyprinus asiaticus isolate MX2 ecotype Aquarium Trade chromosome 39, UBuf_Myxa_2, whole genome shotgun sequence:
CCTGTCACACGCACAGAAGAAAACTAGTTTACTGTAACTACAAACACAACACGAACCGAAAGTGACCAATAAGAAGACAATAAAAGAAAGTTTTGATCAGTATTTATCAGATCATTAAGAACATAAATAAAAGCAAGATTCCCCACATTTCCCTGCTTTCAAACAAGATTTCATAGTAAGAAATCTTAAAAGTAAAAGCATGGCACACTGGTAGACATTGGTAAATGAATAACCCTTAATGGTCTTGGTTTCCCTCCTGCAGATAATACCATCTGTACTAATTCTGTCTGGCAGGCCACCAAAAAGCAAGAAGACTCAGTCCTTCTGAGGAACAATCAGAATGAAGGTAAAACTGGTCTGAGGGTTTGTGGGTTAAGCCAGACTAGATTTAATTTATAAGACACCAACAGCTTAGCAACATCCAGTCACCATTGGCCAATCAGGTGCCCTGTCAGATTCTGATTGTGTTAAATCCTATTTACAGTGAATTAAGTCTGAGCAGAGAGTGGGAACAACACAATGCGCAGTGTTGTGCAGAGATCAGCTCACGTTTGTGGGACTGATTAAGAAACAGCAGGGTCTTGATTGTAAATAGGGTAATAGACTTCAGCCATTTACAACTATGGAGGATTTTCACAATGTATTTGATGCACACAATCTGTCAACTTATCTTGACTTTTTATGTAAGTGTTATGTAAACAATTATCCAATATTTTTTCTGAGCAGCATAGAATGATAAGATAGTACTTTTAACTATATATGTAAAGTTTATCAAGACAAACtttaatgttggcttgacaaaatcCTAGTCTGAaagttagtttaaaaaaaaaaaaaatgaatttgaatGTTAGAGATTAAAGGCAAGAgacggaccactggtattaaaatgaatgggagaaattgtgagAAACGcccaatggatgtagaaaagtTAGTCCCAcctcacaggtaaaagagccaatcaccttttatatacagatatcgcctgtcaatcaactcatgAACGCGCATACGCATTAGACAAGCCGGGAAAATATCGctttttagtgtgatctgaggtaaagaagcacaatttatgataccattgttgtcagattttactgctgattttaaatactgcatgttctttgatcgtaatcttgaccaacagttttggacATTTCGGTTTTTCCcatttcaagtagataggagctgtacttttatgccacttgtttacaaagaaaaatagctgcccagcctgcccgggAGCGTTCCACAGATGGCCgtcgagtgaactgacttgccttaaaagagactttgttgaaggcattgtgtgtgtttgtttacgttGGAATTTTTgacaggtgctgtaagtgatttaagCGTTGTGTAGTCTCAGCCTCTGATGGCACGCCCACACTCGGTGTACTAACCGTCTCCGTCTGATGCTTATAGCACGCAAAATTGGAAACGCTTTCTCAGTCCTGTCAgaccaaatctgattggctgacttctaCAGGATTTCCGAGAGCTTAGTTTGTGCTGGTCCAGGTGGAAGCATGAGTTGAGTTCACAATGTCCCGTGCTGATACAGTTAGTGCTTTTGAGAaactaaataataacagaatttgcctaagtttgccaggttagtcacATCAActcttttaaaaacattcatCGTTTGgtttgaggcacgtagcagaaagtaaagcagatatccatgagcagagcttcatattctgctttgtttacttagttatgtcttAGTTAGAAATACTCTGTAATGAGGTTCCATGCTGTACTTACAGTTGCTACACATTTTCCGCTATTTTCCCATGggttttctgtgcaatcgctcgCGGAGACTCGCAcgccattatataaattatttattttcccatgccggtcttttattatggtatgagccATCTCCGATAACCCCGCCCCTAAACGTCACGTAATGACAAACCCAGCTGTGACTGGTCGCTTTACATGTATTACATGTataagtgggcggttctttgtCAATGTTAGCTGCCATAGACCCCAGACCTTTGCTGTTTAAGTCAAAGGTCTGACTACGTGAGACTAAGCATTCTGTAGCTTTCAagtgactgagctgttgaattagccacgcccccttattccaaaaccctgccctccaaagatcatttcgagaccaaaactgagcaaaagagcaccattgtttgttcctgtggctgtcaaattcaacagtggcacaatagcgccctcaactgacaaaaactatgaatcacagcctcaatgatccacttcaaagacaacactatgagaacgagcaaaatgattgacaggtgaaaatcATCAATGTCCCCggtccacggacacatttttgtttgctgtttacaaaagtctacagctgtcacagagactggtgagatatctcagagcacttatttcattaatatctttaatggAGTAGGAGCATTTTTAATTCCAAATGTTGTTGAACATTAATTTTGAAGTAGTTGCTGTTAAACCTGTCTGCCTGGATGCACCACATTTCCTTGACTAAGCAGAGTAAAATCACCTGCCAAATGGTATTTCCCCTTGTCAAAATACGTGAAGAAGCAAAACAGGAAAAGAGGTGCAAAACAACAGATCTTTTCTCATACGGAATGTACTATTTTGAGCTCTGCTTTGGTTAACCCCTTTTTCTTTGCATTACCATATATTCTATAATGTCATGGTTTATACTGAAATCTTGCcctaataaaattaatatttgagTAAAGAGCAAATAAGTTTCTAGTGTATAGTGTATTGATTGCAAAGTACTAATGTTTACCAGTTATattaaatgtgtttgttcatttCAGAGCAGGTGAGAGCTCTAAGGAGGGTTGAGAGTCACACAGTGGCACACACAACGACTCAGACCATCTCTAGAAACACACAGCAAGAACCACCTGTCCAGGTCAGAAAATTGTGATATTTGTGTCTGGTTGAGTACTGAGTAGTGAGGCTGAGTAACATGGTACAGTTGTGCACTGCATTGTCTGCTGTACAGATGGTTGGGTGAGGGGCCCTTTTCTGCCTATATAATCCCTTTTGCCCACATGGCATTAGAGTCCCTCGAGACTGCTGAATTTGTGATGTGTGCACCAATGCAAGGGCCAGTAATGAAAATGGCCAAAATTCTCAACCCACCAAAAACTTGCTATGGTTTGCAATCCAGGATGTCTGCAATACCTGGACAAAGCTGTCTGTTAGTATTCTCATTCATCTCAATGGTAGGTGCTCGGCTGGCACGTTACCTTGACCTCATGTTTGCAATATTGTTTGTATAATGAGCCTGATGGATTGCTATATAAAAAAGACACCGTAACtagaaccagaatatcataaatgTAACAGTGTGCTTTGTCATGTACTGTAACTATTCTGTCAAGCAACAGACTGAGACAGCAAATACAGAGATGACACAGACAAGAGGTACAAGGGTGAAAAAAGTAGAGAGGAAAAGCAGTCACAGAGGGACCCCAACACAAGAGATAGAAGGTAAATATGAATTTATACATTTGCAAGTCTGCTTGCAAGGCAGGACATATGAAAGGACTAATTTCTCCTTTAAATAGACATTAGTCTTTGGTTTACGTCAGAGTAGGGATGTCAAGTTTCAGACATTTTTATAATCTATCATAGTGAAAATTAATGATCTATTAATCCTTAACGTTAATATTGCAAAACACATGTAGAGGACTCAAagtaatatgtgcatgtagcatacagtttaaatataattttaatgatTACACTTGAGAATGCAAGTTTTGCCATTTTCCagtgtattttaatgcatttagtcTATGTTTAGAACAAATTTGTgaatttaattactgttaatgaattaggctattgctaaaaataattttcatactgtacatttttgagTTAATTAAAACTTCATGTTTTGGATCGTGGTAAATTTCGgacttatatttttatttgaaaaaattaagtaaaaaaaacaaacaaaaaaacccccTGTGTAAACACAGTACTTAACATACCATTTCTAAGGTAATTGCGAGAAATCAGCTGAATGTACCTTCGTGCCTTCCCGATGATCGTTgacgtaattgtaggttgggagGAAAAATggagatcaacagtgcttgttgtcatgttgtaatTTAAAACACTATCAcggtgtgtgcagaaaacattaaagttcatttatagagaaacgctCAAACATTGTTTACATTGAGCCCACTTCATCTCTGATCTGTGGCTGTGTGGCTCTTCTTCTATGATTGAAAATTAAGTGACATGCAGCGCCCTCTAGTGgtggatgactgtatagacagacTTATCAATGTCTGATCGCATTTTTACTGAACgtatttgtcctgaaattaattaattgatgattgataagcttaatcgatcaaattattaacaacaattaatcACTTTTTGATTAATCGTTaagtcaagccatttttatttgtatagcgcctttcacaacacacatcgtttcaaagcagctttacagaaaatcatgcattaatagaaaatgaaactgtaatatctataatgtcttagagtcatcattgtgtagtttgataaaatacgattgtgaattgtgtttaaaaataagtaattaattaataattgtatttagaaccccagtgagcaagccaaaggtgactgtggcaaggaacacaaaactccataagatgttggttaatggagaaaaataaccttgggagaaaccaggctcactgtggggccagtttccctctggttaacatcatgaatataatgccaatattacttatgtatagtgcaagtcatggtttaaaattattaaactaagtaagtgttaagggtcagtgtttaaataaagattttgtaataactgtaagattaatgattaatgtctttgaagtccatcctggattaactgcagaagttcatatagacgCATTGTCCTTGTTTGTTGGctaatgaagggttttgttggcaattaattgatagtctatgtattccattataagtgtgtagtccatcattagaccgaggtgatgcaggcagagatcagtgaggtgcattgcagttcaactggctggtaatttcggtgaggtctatcctaaatccaaggttcaggtaatggcatatgatgtatcccatgtcttatggttggagttggcatcagttcatcctctgaagtacatcgtaatagactgaagtgatgtgatgtgatgcaccggctgcatttagtcatcatcactaagagacacgtagcagtggagtccaacatgaagcaggaatggagctggatccagctggttctggtgacctcaggataggagtcccaaggttgagacagggaaacaaatagagtaatattagcatagatgccattcaatttattgcagagttatagatcatgatcaatgtttctagTTTCTGGTTCcaacagacctaactaaagcagcctaattgtgtgttgaaggataaattaggtgtatgcctggctaaatagatgagtctttagtctagacttaaactgagtgagtgtgtctgcatctcgaacagtgttagggagactattccatagtttaggagccaaatatgaaaaggatttacctccttttgtggattttgatattctattaactattaacaggccagaattttgcgatcgtaatgaaagTGATGGAATATaacgtggtagaaggtcacttaattaCTGTGGAGCTAGATCATTGTacgtattttaaaattaataagaaatttaacaggGAGCCAATATAACGATGAAAAAATTTagataatatgatcatatttattggttctagtcagcactctggctgctgcagaGTTAACATCCCTACATCAGAGCCATGAACCACAATTTGCTATTGCTAgctggttgcaggtggtattagagggTGGGGACATTCTCGTTCTcattctagacagcattttattgAACAAAATTTGTGTACGCCtgctgagtgcaagatgagtcatcaatattttttggttattttttccagaatagaaacaatatacattttaaatgtgtacagtatatctgctaaaagccACTTTGTCAACTTATAGTATACAAGTTTATAGATGCCTCAatgctaatagacatggactaaaaggaTCAAAACTCAACAAAAAATTTCTTTGAATGGGGTCATAACCGTGTTACAGTTTTTTGTGGTTCAACAACTGTTTTCATTGAAGGCCACACTAGAATTGACAGGAAAAGTGTCAATgcaatagtgcttttcacaacccacatcgtttcaaagcaactttagaGAAAATTATGTTGTAACAGAATATGATGCTACtcacattacagcataattttctgttacagcatagtTTTCTGTAAAggtgctttgaaatgatgtgttgtgaaaagcgctgcaCAAATACTTGACTTGACATTGACTGTGTCTTTCAAAGTTCACATAAAAGGTGCCAACGGAATGATGCCAGTGTTAGATGTAGGAGCACAGCCACATACACAGAAGAATACCACCCCTGTTGTGGGGTCAAGGGTCATGGAAGCAGCATCTTCCAATAAACAGCGCTGGAGCAACCCTGTCTGGGTACTGGCCTATAACACCTGTCAACCTCCCTCCAATGAGTATCGACTCCACACCTGTGATTGCACTAATTCCATGGCCCCAAGTCAAGGAGATAAAATCAACATTCATACCATGAAGAGAGACCCCTCACCCAAAGGAGTGGTGCGCTCCACCACCAATGTGGATTTCTGTGCCTCCAATGTAAGTTTTTCATATAAAACTGGATCTATAGATTTAGTATTAGAGTTATACACAGGGAAACATGGAGACAAAATGGGCCATCAAAATGAGAAAAtgtgtaatactgtatattaaataataataattatatatatatatatgtatatatatatatatatatatatatatataatatgtgcttgtagcctactgtttaaatttaaattaatacacttaagaaatgcaaggaTAGGCATTTGTTTCTTAAAATATTcatagttcagtgtattttaaaacattaaggcTATGTTTAGTagaaatttgtgaattgtttaataacatttaatgaaatactgttaataataacttgtatagaagatacatatttgagttcattaaaacttcatattgtgggatatttcggacctttggacttatttatttattatttaaattaagtaaaatcatAACATGCTGCATAAACAAGTACATAAAATACCGCTTCTCTGGGGCTGATCAGATGTCAGCTGAATGAGCTCTCCCGGCGATCACTGACATAGTTGTAGGTTGGTTTGTCCAACACTGATTACTTTGAGCCCACTTCATCTTTCAATGAGGGGAAGTGAAGAATGTGTAGTTCTTCTTCTGTGTTGCAGACTAGACGTTATATGCAGCGCGTAAGTGGCAGTGCGCCCTCTAGAGTcggatgactgtatagacagtctTATCAACGTCTGCTGGTGTGATTGTTCTGAAATTAAGCGACGATTAATAAGCTTAATTGATCAAATTATAAACAGCAATGAATCGATTAATATCGATCAATGTATGTTGTTTCCATGGAAATTGCACCTCTACAACAAGTTGACAAGTTGATGCTTATATCATCTGAGCGTCACTCCTGCAAAATCCTTGTATAAATATAATTGCTATAGAGACAATCAGTCCAATCTTCTTAATATGTGCAATATAAATTGTCAAACATCTATGAACCACTCTAGTGTTATTGCAATATAACAATAAAAGTATGTCCTGGCATGGCACCCATCTTAGGGATTAAGCAATATTTGCACACGTTAAACATTTGTGGGTGAtgaactttgttttgttttctaatggCATGTAGATCAGGGAAAACATTATTCCACAGAGTTTCTAGAATTCTAATCTCAGTAATATTTTGCTTTTATACACTCAGTAACAACTGGATTCTCATACATTAGCCTTTCTAGCGTTGGGTAAGGGGTAAACTAGTACATTGTATCACCCTCAGATAAAAGGAAGCTTTCACAAAACGTTAGGAAGGGCTGTTTGTTTCCGAGGGCTTGTGGTGCTTGAAGAAATAGATTATAATGGTGTAATCCTGGATTTGGACTTTGTATGTCTGATTGCACACAGCTGGATTAGGCTATGTTATTGTCCACAGGCTTTCCTTGAACACTATTGGACAGTTATTGTTGTCTGCCGCACACAGAAATCCATATTGTAAACAGTTCCTTGTTAATTTAAATGATGGCCTGAGTTTGAAGGGTTGGGTTGTGATTCTCCTCATATTAAGAGCCAACATTTTGTATATGTGAAAGAAATGAGATGAGACAGATGTCAGATAAAACAGGTCAATGTGcagaaacattttgcaaaaattccAAACTGAAATTCAGAAGGTTGTGAAAGTAGACAGGAACTGTTTCAAGGGCATGGGTCCTCTTCCTGTGCATGCTATGGAGCTTACTTCCCATATACTGAGACCAGATTTTGCAATGTGGACAAAAGacaaaaggaattttgaaatatGAGCTTTCACGTGTGTATATTATTTGATTTTTGTTAATGTGAATGAAGGTTGCTTTAATCCTAAAAGTTATACTGAAGACATAGTAGAAGCACAGATTTTTCGCatttacagtggcccaaaaaaggatctgaatatttaaaatgtttgaatttaattgcattatgatgacaaaatatcaaaccaagtgcaatctgtaaacaaaaaattatgaccctagaccttttctcagaacaaacTTCACTTTTCTAAATCAGGAAGTCATTTCCCATCAGACAGGTGTCCTAGTAGAGTAGCTACAGCAGGGTTTCATCACATAAACTTTGAATACGTacatgtttgacaaccagaaagtgtccaaatattatatctgttgttttatcatATAGAAAAcgtctttttcttttaaatgtttagGTTGAAATTGCGCTTTTAAACAGCACATGGTTTTACATTTTGttctctaatgcaatgacattcacacattttcaAGTGTAACTTAAGCGTCCAACtagtttttggggccactgcataTCAGAATCTCATCAAATCATTATGACACAACTAAGTGTTCGATTATGTAAACACCACCTCTAtggaaatttaattttttttgtgccaCAGAGTCCCACTTACCGAATTTGTGTTACTCGAAATGACTATGAAGTGGTGAACCACAAAATGCAGACTCAAGCACTTAGTGTTTTTCCCCTCTAGAACTGATGCCTCAAAAATAGACAGAGCACGCTTGTCTCACATCCTGTGTGATTTAAGGAAGTTCTTATACTAAGCTGTTCTGCTGAGGCATTGCATTTTACACTTTTGTAGCTGAGAGGTTAAACCGCTAGTTGCAGATTGGAGTATCATTGTTAACTGAACACACACGTCTAAGGCGATGCTTCAAAGGGCTGCTTCAAATGTTTCAGACAAACCAAAAAGTCTTAAACCTAAGGTAGGTTTTTATTCTTTTAAGTTGTTGGTAAGGTAATAATTTTGGTGGTGTTACACAGGTAATTCACATAGTCTTTAAGATGTTATAGACAGGTATTATACAGACCTGTCTGTACTAGATGTACTATCCCAGTAGATCTAACACTTGCAATAAAAGGGGACCAGAAAACAGAATAATAATGAAAGGAATTTCTAACAACTATTTAACATATAGACAACAGCTTGTCACTACACAAAACTACTGACAAAGTTGGATTTGTCAAGGTCAAATTCTGTCAAATTAGGTCAAAGAAGACAGTGTACCTTGTCACTTTAGACAATTAATTGCCATTTTATGTTGGAAGAGACGTTTTAATCAGATTAGAAATCATTCAATGGTTTTATCAAATTGAAAATATTACATCAAAATGATGACATGTAAAGTGGAGTTTAATGTACTTAAATGCTCTACAGCTGTAGATAACTCAAGTTAATACCTTGACTAGCTCTTAAATTTTTAACAGTTTCTACCGTACAATTCGTTACACTATTGTGGTTTATAAAAAGTAATCTACTGTATATAGCATGTGCCTTGATGTTTCAAATATCTATTTttctatatggtaaatgtgatcTGTTTTCATTACCTGACACAGCGATCCACCAGTTTTGGAAGATTTGACACATTCAGACATCAACACTCCGCTTCCAGACTTGAGGAAAATGGAACAATTGAGGTATAGGAAGAGTTTAATCTTCACagattttataaatttttcatAAGCAATCTATGATTTTTTTCATCATAGCATGCACTATGCCCTCAAATCCAAAACAATCAACCCATTTTAATTACAGTCAGCAGGTCTTATCCTTGACTTACTGAACACTGGACAGAGATGCTTCTCTATACTGaagcattcattttaaaacatattatttgCATTAAACAGGCAGATGGCGAATCAACGGCACATAATTGTGAGAAACCGGGAAGTCTGGGAAAAAAGATGAAGGCCATTTCAATGACTATGCGTAAACGGATGGGCAAGAAACATGTCAAATCTTGCTCGGAGGACATGGTGAGTCACACAGCAAGTTCCTCATATGATTACTGACATTGATTAACCAACTCATTTCTTCACCATCTTTAATATCAAAGCATATGTCACCAGCAGTTTATCAAAGCATATGTCATTACATCTGCAAAAAAGTTGATCGGGAAATGTCAATGACTGATATTTTGATTGGTGCAGGGAGATGACACTGAAGGAGAAATAGAGAATGGGTCTACTGTAGAGAAGAGCACAGACCAGACTACCAACTCACTGGAAAGTCTCTGGAGTGGACAGAGCTCCTCAAGTAAGTATCTACCACCAGTATTGTTGGAGAAGCTACTAAAAACATTAGTTTGTCAAGCTACAGGTAATTtaacattgttaaaaaaataaattaaaaaaatctggtttcaacacaagttaagctcaatcaacagcttttgtggcTGTTGATTatctccaaagaaaaaaaaaaaaaagaaagaaaaaagatgctttttttttattctacatggagagggtccccacatggtggctgccatgttatgatcacatgactaGTCGAATACTACtaacttaatctcagtaaccaccctgttattggacactttcactcatggattaaattaatcatggctgactgtgaatagtgaatttctacaatggcaactgcaactgaaaactattatgtttgaatggtgctgcatccacaccactaggtgtcagtgtgttCGTAAAATActtagtgcagctttaacatgattttagtgtgataaaatcgcttactaacctaatCTGTGTTAAATTATATCCAATATCTGGATTACAGGGTCAAGTTAAATCGTTTTTACGTTATAACCATAGTCTTTTATTGGCTCAGGTGGTGTGGCTAGCAATTCAGATGGATCCAGTAACAGAGACAGCTTGAAACTGGAGGAGGAAGTGCCCTACACAGGCCAGTTCTGCGGACGAGCCAGAGTACATACAGACTTTGTGCCCAGCCCATATGATACAGACTCCCTCAAACTAAAGGTACAGTATCCATAGTGCTACTTGTTCAGTGTTGCATGCTGTTGGATAAATCAGCACAAtcttaaaagaaaaacataaattgCTAATAGGAAGTGAATGATGTTGACTATACCAACAGAATATGCTTGTACCTTTCAATCTAAATGAaatgtgcatcttttttttaggTGGGAGACATCATTAGCATTATAAGTAAACCACCAATGGGTATATGGACTGGCATGCTCAACAATAAAATGGGAAATTTCAAGTTCATTTATGTGGGTGTTCTGCCtgagaaagaggaggaggaggaggcccCAAAAATAAGACCTGTGAAAGTTTGC
Proteins encoded in this window:
- the LOC127430153 gene encoding SAM domain-containing protein SAMSN-1-like isoform X1, encoding MNLFCFSLEGSMDSLYEAVQQSCESQVYTIPSRSNGPAVLLDDNIKWRSAGHSISMEMSQINTDNNKKKKQRSLPKSVSENEALDNTICTNSVWQATKKQEDSVLLRNNQNEEQVRALRRVESHTVAHTTTQTISRNTQQEPPVQTETANTEMTQTRGTRVKKVERKSSHRGTPTQEIEVHIKGANGMMPVLDVGAQPHTQKNTTPVVGSRVMEAASSNKQRWSNPVWVLAYNTCQPPSNEYRLHTCDCTNSMAPSQGDKINIHTMKRDPSPKGVVRSTTNVDFCASNRSTSFGRFDTFRHQHSASRLEENGTIEADGESTAHNCEKPGSLGKKMKAISMTMRKRMGKKHVKSCSEDMGDDTEGEIENGSTVEKSTDQTTNSLESLWSGQSSSSGVASNSDGSSNRDSLKLEEEVPYTGQFCGRARVHTDFVPSPYDTDSLKLKVGDIISIISKPPMGIWTGMLNNKMGNFKFIYVGVLPEKEEEEEAPKIRPVKVCKKLRPNTLLELLERLHLEEYASSLLLNGYQTVDDLKHLKERHLIELNVTDPDHRHRLLAASECLYVTSRDEQGEMKGDEEEDQDCLRDSGCFIPAECPDS
- the LOC127430153 gene encoding SAM domain-containing protein SAMSN-1-like isoform X2, which translates into the protein MKVRALRRVESHTVAHTTTQTISRNTQQEPPVQTETANTEMTQTRGTRVKKVERKSSHRGTPTQEIEVHIKGANGMMPVLDVGAQPHTQKNTTPVVGSRVMEAASSNKQRWSNPVWVLAYNTCQPPSNEYRLHTCDCTNSMAPSQGDKINIHTMKRDPSPKGVVRSTTNVDFCASNRSTSFGRFDTFRHQHSASRLEENGTIEADGESTAHNCEKPGSLGKKMKAISMTMRKRMGKKHVKSCSEDMGDDTEGEIENGSTVEKSTDQTTNSLESLWSGQSSSSGVASNSDGSSNRDSLKLEEEVPYTGQFCGRARVHTDFVPSPYDTDSLKLKVGDIISIISKPPMGIWTGMLNNKMGNFKFIYVGVLPEKEEEEEAPKIRPVKVCKKLRPNTLLELLERLHLEEYASSLLLNGYQTVDDLKHLKERHLIELNVTDPDHRHRLLAASECLYVTSRDEQGEMKGDEEEDQDCLRDSGCFIPAECPDS